In Pseudomonas putida, a genomic segment contains:
- the nadC gene encoding carboxylating nicotinate-nucleotide diphosphorylase has translation MPNLRLADLTAEIEANVRRALLEDIGSGDITAQLIPAERLAKATIITREDCVVAGTAWVDAVFRQLDPRVAVHWQVADGDQAKANQALFHLEGPARSLLSGERAALNFLQMLSGVATRAHFLADLVAGTEVRLLDTRKTLPGLRLAQKYAVTCGGCHNHRIGLYDAFLIKENHIAACGGVAEAVTAAHRIAPGKPVEIEVESLDELRQALDAGADIVMLDELSLDEMREAVRINAGKAKLEASGGVNESTLRVIAETGVDYISIGAMTKDVKAVDLSMRLSL, from the coding sequence ATGCCGAACCTACGCCTCGCCGACCTGACTGCCGAAATCGAAGCCAACGTGCGCCGCGCGTTGCTGGAAGACATCGGCAGCGGCGACATCACCGCGCAACTGATCCCCGCCGAGCGCCTGGCCAAGGCCACCATCATCACCCGCGAGGACTGCGTGGTCGCCGGCACCGCCTGGGTCGATGCGGTGTTCCGTCAGCTCGACCCAAGGGTCGCGGTGCATTGGCAGGTCGCCGATGGCGACCAGGCCAAGGCCAACCAGGCGCTGTTCCACCTCGAAGGCCCGGCCCGCTCGCTGCTCAGTGGCGAACGCGCGGCGCTGAACTTCCTGCAGATGCTCTCTGGCGTCGCCACCCGTGCGCACTTCCTCGCAGATCTGGTGGCAGGCACCGAAGTGCGCCTGCTCGACACCCGCAAAACCTTGCCGGGCCTGCGCCTGGCGCAGAAGTACGCGGTCACCTGCGGCGGCTGCCACAACCATCGCATCGGCCTGTACGATGCCTTCCTGATCAAGGAAAACCACATCGCCGCGTGCGGTGGCGTAGCCGAGGCGGTCACCGCGGCGCACCGCATCGCCCCGGGCAAGCCGGTGGAGATCGAAGTGGAGAGCCTCGACGAACTGCGCCAGGCGCTGGATGCCGGCGCCGACATCGTGATGCTCGACGAGCTTTCCCTGGATGAAATGCGCGAAGCGGTGCGCATCAACGCCGGCAAGGCCAAGCTGGAGGCCAGTGGCGGGGTCAATGAAAGCACGCTGCGGGTGATTGCCGAGACGGGCGTGGACTACATCTCGATTGGTGCGATGACCAAGGACGTCAAGGCGGTGGACCTGTCCATGCGCTTGAGCCTCTGA
- the trxB gene encoding thioredoxin-disulfide reductase, whose product MSEVRHSRVIILGSGPAGYSAAVYAARANLKPLLITGMQAGGQLTTTTEVDNWPGDPHGLTGPALMQRMQEHAERFETEIVFDHINAVDLANKPFTLQGDSGTYTCDALIVATGASARYLGLPSEEAFMGKGVSACATCDGFFYRNKPVAVIGGGNTAVEEALYLANIASKVTLVHRRDTFRAEKILVDKLHARVAEGKIELKLNATLDEVLGDNMGVTGARLKNNDGSSDEIKVDGVFVAIGHTPNTSLFEGQLTLKDGYLVVHGGREGNATATNVEGVFAAGDVADHVYRQAITSAGAGCMAALDVERYLDGLANASF is encoded by the coding sequence ATGTCCGAAGTACGTCATTCGCGGGTAATCATCCTTGGTTCCGGCCCAGCCGGTTACAGCGCCGCGGTCTACGCCGCCCGCGCCAACCTCAAGCCGCTGCTGATCACCGGCATGCAGGCGGGTGGCCAGTTGACCACCACCACCGAAGTCGACAACTGGCCGGGCGATCCCCACGGCCTGACCGGCCCGGCACTGATGCAGCGTATGCAGGAGCATGCCGAGCGTTTCGAGACCGAGATCGTCTTCGATCACATCAACGCCGTCGACCTGGCCAACAAGCCGTTCACCCTGCAGGGCGACAGCGGCACCTATACCTGTGACGCGCTGATCGTCGCCACTGGCGCCAGCGCCCGCTACCTGGGCCTGCCGTCCGAGGAAGCCTTCATGGGCAAGGGCGTCTCGGCCTGTGCCACCTGCGATGGTTTCTTCTATCGCAACAAGCCGGTCGCGGTCATCGGCGGCGGCAACACCGCCGTGGAAGAGGCCCTGTACCTGGCCAACATCGCCAGCAAGGTGACCCTGGTGCACCGCCGCGACACCTTCCGCGCCGAGAAGATCCTGGTCGACAAGCTGCATGCCCGCGTTGCCGAAGGCAAGATCGAACTCAAGCTCAACGCCACCCTGGACGAAGTGCTGGGTGACAACATGGGTGTGACCGGTGCTCGCCTCAAGAACAACGACGGCAGCAGCGATGAAATCAAGGTCGACGGCGTATTCGTCGCCATTGGCCACACGCCGAACACCTCGCTGTTCGAAGGCCAGTTGACCCTGAAGGACGGCTACCTGGTGGTTCATGGCGGTCGCGAAGGCAATGCCACTGCCACCAACGTCGAAGGCGTGTTCGCCGCTGGCGACGTGGCCGACCACGTCTATCGCCAGGCGATCACCTCGGCCGGCGCCGGCTGCATGGCCGCACTGGACGTCGAGCGCTACCTGGACGGCCTGGCCAACGCCTCGTTCTGA
- the cysZ gene encoding sulfate transporter CysZ, whose amino-acid sequence MQAPALSGPQYLREGLKLVLSPNLRLFVLLPLAINLLLFGGLIYFAGHQFSVWVDSLMPTLPDWLGFLTYILWPLFVALVVLMVFFTFTLVANVIAAPFNGFLAEKVEVVVRGQDPFPAFSWGELVAMVPRTLGREMRKLGYFLPRAIGLFILSFIPVVNVVAAPLWLVFGVWMMAIQYIDYPADNNKMSWQDMLAWLRQKRWQSLGFGGITYLALMIPLVNVVMMPAAVAGATLFWVRERT is encoded by the coding sequence ATGCAAGCCCCCGCCCTCTCCGGCCCGCAGTACCTGCGCGAAGGCCTGAAACTGGTACTGAGCCCCAACCTGCGGCTGTTCGTGCTGCTGCCCCTGGCGATCAACCTGCTGCTGTTCGGTGGCCTGATCTACTTCGCCGGCCACCAGTTCAGCGTCTGGGTCGACAGCCTGATGCCAACCCTGCCCGACTGGCTGGGCTTTCTCACCTATATCCTGTGGCCGCTGTTCGTCGCTCTGGTGGTGCTGATGGTGTTCTTCACCTTCACCCTGGTGGCCAACGTCATCGCCGCGCCGTTCAACGGCTTCCTGGCCGAGAAAGTGGAAGTGGTGGTACGCGGCCAGGATCCCTTCCCGGCATTCAGCTGGGGCGAACTGGTCGCCATGGTGCCACGCACCCTCGGCCGCGAGATGCGCAAGCTCGGCTACTTCCTGCCGCGAGCCATCGGCCTGTTCATCCTGTCGTTCATCCCGGTGGTCAACGTGGTGGCGGCGCCACTGTGGCTGGTATTCGGCGTCTGGATGATGGCCATCCAGTACATCGACTACCCGGCGGACAACAACAAGATGAGCTGGCAGGACATGCTTGCCTGGCTGCGGCAAAAGCGCTGGCAGTCGTTGGGGTTCGGCGGCATCACCTACCTGGCGCTGATGATTCCGCTGGTCAACGTGGTGATGATGCCGGCTGCGGTGGCGGGTGCGACGCTGTTCTGGGTACGTGAGCGCACGTAG
- a CDS encoding methyl-accepting chemotaxis protein yields the protein MFNSKLKKENQLLREELMAIEQVKSSLDSEMLVLQLDPQGRIEQVNDNFETEMLYRAEQLLGRNIEDIVPTHVKKLDFYQRMKSAIARGEHLNGAFRLLRGDGKEAWLRSILQPVKNADGRIKHFSLHSSDLTRTIETSREHESLIKALMRSTAVIEFNLDGIVLAANERFLQSVGYSLEQVRGKHHRMFCEPEEANSAEYRVFWDKLRRGEYVADRFKRIDARGRAVWLEASYNPIFDAHDVLYKVVKFATVVTDQVTQEQAVAQAADIAYNTSLTTDDSARRATDVVTQTVEVMRGLEGSMQDAAESIQALDEQSKVIGAIIKTISDIAGQTNLLALNAAIEAARAGEQGRGFAVVADEVRQLASRTSSATEEIARVVQQNEQLAQAAVGIIDTSKRQAEQGLALAADTGGVIVEIQEGAKKVVDAVGQFSSQLNH from the coding sequence ATGTTCAACAGCAAGCTCAAGAAAGAAAACCAGCTACTGCGTGAAGAATTGATGGCCATCGAGCAGGTCAAGAGCAGCCTCGACAGCGAGATGCTGGTGCTGCAACTCGATCCCCAAGGGCGCATCGAACAAGTCAACGACAACTTCGAGACCGAGATGCTCTACCGCGCCGAGCAGTTGTTGGGGCGCAACATCGAGGACATCGTGCCCACCCATGTGAAAAAGCTCGATTTCTACCAGCGCATGAAAAGCGCCATTGCCCGCGGGGAACACCTCAACGGCGCGTTTCGCCTGCTGCGTGGCGACGGCAAGGAGGCCTGGTTGCGCTCGATCCTGCAGCCGGTGAAGAACGCGGATGGGCGCATCAAGCACTTTTCGCTGCACTCCAGTGACCTGACCCGCACCATCGAGACATCGCGGGAGCATGAGAGCCTGATCAAGGCGCTGATGCGCTCCACCGCAGTCATCGAGTTCAACCTCGATGGCATCGTGCTGGCCGCCAATGAACGCTTCCTGCAGTCGGTGGGCTACAGCCTGGAACAGGTGCGCGGCAAGCATCACCGTATGTTCTGCGAGCCGGAGGAAGCCAATTCGGCCGAGTACCGGGTGTTCTGGGACAAGCTGCGCCGTGGCGAATACGTCGCCGACCGTTTCAAGCGAATCGACGCCCGCGGCCGCGCGGTGTGGCTGGAGGCGTCCTATAACCCGATCTTCGATGCCCATGACGTGCTGTACAAGGTCGTGAAGTTCGCGACCGTCGTCACCGACCAGGTCACCCAGGAACAGGCCGTGGCCCAGGCTGCGGACATCGCCTACAACACCTCGCTGACCACCGACGACAGTGCGCGCAGAGCCACCGATGTAGTGACCCAGACCGTGGAGGTGATGCGTGGCCTCGAAGGCTCGATGCAGGATGCCGCAGAAAGCATCCAGGCGCTGGACGAGCAGTCCAAGGTGATCGGCGCGATCATCAAGACCATCAGCGATATCGCCGGCCAGACCAACCTGCTGGCGCTCAATGCGGCTATCGAGGCTGCGCGTGCCGGGGAGCAGGGCCGTGGCTTTGCCGTGGTTGCCGACGAAGTGCGCCAGTTGGCCTCGCGCACCAGCAGCGCCACGGAAGAGATCGCCCGGGTGGTGCAGCAGAACGAACAGCTTGCCCAGGCGGCAGTTGGCATCATCGACACCAGCAAGCGCCAGGCCGAGCAGGGTTTGGCCTTGGCCGCCGATACCGGTGGAGTGATCGTCGAGATCCAGGAAGGGGCGAAGAAGGTCGTGGACGCGGTGGGGCAGTTTTCCAGTCAGTTGAACCACTGA
- a CDS encoding glycosyltransferase family 4 protein — MNAPALRITLVSETFPPEINGVANTLGRLSEGLRLRGHLVEIVRPRQAGETPMADDPQQMLCRGWGLPGYPGLQWGEVSVHKLLRRWRRQRPDVLYIATEGPLGLSALRAARRLGIAVVSGFHTNFPQYCGQYGLGLLARLLTHYLRWFHRRSVATLVPSQSQRLELERRGFERLALLARGVDAGLFNPARRNHALRLAWGLGPDDVAVLHVGRLAVEKNLGLLRPSIQALQRAYPDKRLCLVVVGDGPQRAALEQSLPGAVFCGVRRGEDLAEHYASGDLFLFPSLTETFGNVVLEAMASGLAVVAYDEAAAAQHIRHGHSGALAMPGDQAAFIDAACWLLEESETLRRVRLNARQHASRQGWPAIVDQFENHLRNACRTAGAGSDQPAGAALAIKPGSAGRAGQG, encoded by the coding sequence ATGAACGCACCCGCCCTACGCATCACCCTGGTCAGCGAAACCTTCCCACCCGAGATCAACGGCGTGGCCAACACCCTTGGACGCCTCAGCGAAGGCCTGCGTCTGCGTGGTCACCTGGTAGAGATCGTGCGCCCGCGCCAGGCCGGTGAAACGCCGATGGCCGACGATCCACAGCAGATGTTGTGCCGCGGCTGGGGGCTGCCGGGCTACCCAGGCCTGCAGTGGGGCGAGGTGTCGGTGCACAAGTTGCTCCGCCGCTGGCGACGGCAACGACCGGATGTACTGTACATCGCAACCGAAGGTCCACTGGGGCTGAGTGCGCTACGGGCTGCACGGCGCCTGGGCATTGCCGTGGTCAGCGGCTTTCATACCAATTTCCCGCAGTATTGCGGCCAGTACGGGCTGGGCCTGCTGGCGCGCCTGCTCACCCATTACCTGCGCTGGTTCCACCGCCGCAGCGTGGCGACGCTGGTGCCCAGCCAGAGCCAGCGCCTGGAGTTGGAGCGCCGCGGCTTCGAGCGCCTGGCCTTGCTGGCGCGCGGCGTCGACGCAGGCCTGTTCAATCCGGCACGCCGCAACCATGCCTTGCGCCTGGCATGGGGGCTGGGGCCGGACGACGTTGCCGTCCTGCATGTCGGCCGGCTGGCGGTAGAAAAGAATCTCGGCCTGCTGCGCCCGAGCATTCAGGCCCTGCAACGCGCCTATCCAGACAAACGCCTGTGTCTGGTGGTGGTCGGCGATGGGCCGCAGCGCGCCGCCCTTGAACAGTCGCTGCCGGGGGCGGTGTTCTGCGGTGTCCGACGCGGCGAGGACCTCGCCGAACACTACGCCAGCGGCGACCTGTTCCTGTTTCCCAGCCTGACCGAAACCTTCGGCAACGTGGTGCTCGAAGCGATGGCCTCAGGGCTCGCGGTGGTCGCCTATGACGAGGCAGCTGCGGCCCAGCACATCCGTCATGGGCATAGCGGCGCGTTGGCCATGCCCGGCGACCAGGCCGCCTTCATCGACGCCGCCTGCTGGTTGCTGGAAGAAAGCGAGACGCTGCGCCGGGTCCGCCTCAACGCCCGGCAGCATGCCAGCCGCCAGGGTTGGCCGGCCATCGTCGATCAGTTCGAGAACCACCTGCGCAATGCCTGCCGCACAGCGGGCGCGGGCAGCGATCAGCCGGCCGGCGCAGCGCTGGCAATCAAGCCAGGTTCGGCAGGCCGCGCCGGCCAGGGGTAG